From a single Couchioplanes caeruleus genomic region:
- a CDS encoding UTP--glucose-1-phosphate uridylyltransferase, with protein sequence MSTQAHATGRRAVKAVIPAAGLATRFLPATKAVPKELLPVVDRPVLQYIVEEAAAAGLSDVLLVTGRGKTSMVDHFDRRPDVEARLEEKGDTERLAAVRRTSELADIYTCRQGEALGLGHAVGVAASHVGDNAFAVLLGDEFVDEDQPLLPAMLDLQAETGGIVLAFIEVSPEETNRYGIASVAPEEGRGEDIVKVTGLVEKPSPEEAPSNLAVVGRYVLPAAIFEAIENTKPGSGGEIQLTDAMAQLLADGVPVHGIVYRGHRYDTGMPLGYLQTVVQIAAKRPDLGADFRQWLTEFVATETGGAKG encoded by the coding sequence ATGTCCACGCAGGCGCATGCGACCGGCCGTCGAGCCGTGAAGGCCGTCATTCCCGCGGCCGGGCTCGCCACCCGATTCCTGCCGGCCACCAAGGCCGTCCCGAAGGAGTTGTTGCCTGTCGTAGACCGTCCGGTTCTCCAGTACATCGTGGAGGAGGCGGCCGCCGCGGGCCTCAGCGACGTGCTGCTGGTGACCGGCCGCGGCAAGACGTCGATGGTCGACCACTTCGACCGGCGGCCCGACGTGGAGGCGCGGCTCGAGGAGAAGGGCGACACGGAACGGCTCGCGGCCGTACGGCGGACGAGCGAGCTCGCGGACATCTACACCTGCCGGCAGGGTGAGGCCCTCGGTCTCGGTCACGCCGTCGGAGTGGCCGCCTCGCACGTCGGCGACAACGCGTTCGCCGTTCTGCTCGGTGACGAGTTCGTCGACGAGGATCAGCCGTTGCTCCCGGCGATGCTGGACCTGCAGGCCGAGACGGGCGGCATCGTGCTCGCCTTCATCGAGGTCTCGCCCGAGGAGACGAACCGCTACGGCATCGCCTCCGTCGCTCCGGAGGAGGGCCGCGGCGAGGACATCGTCAAGGTCACCGGGCTGGTCGAGAAGCCCTCGCCGGAGGAGGCGCCCAGCAACCTCGCCGTGGTGGGTCGGTACGTGCTGCCGGCGGCGATCTTCGAGGCGATCGAGAACACCAAGCCGGGCAGCGGCGGGGAGATCCAGCTGACCGACGCCATGGCACAGCTGCTCGCCGACGGCGTACCCGTGCACGGCATCGTCTACCGCGGGCACCGCTACGACACCGGTATGCCGCTGGGTTACCTGCAGACGGTCGTGCAGATTGCGGCCAAGCGCCCCGACCTGGGCGCCGACTTCCGCCAGTGGCTGACCGAGTTCGTGGCCACGGAAACCGGCGGTGCGAAGGGATGA
- a CDS encoding molybdopterin molybdotransferase MoeA, with protein MTATADAEAAANELMPLAEYLGSVLRRLRALPPLDLDLTQAHGNVLANDVLAPHPYPAFDQAAIDGYAARWEDLAAAGRIGSHPSFGAFEGGLRPVRLNVVGDLGAASWRPVRLTPGTCFSVAAGAPLPIGADVVVPVHWTDQGMAAVEIMHAPKRGSGVRRAGDELPVGRVLATAGSYVTPAMVAVFAASGIGHVVVRPSPRVVVVATGDELVDVGRPSQPGQVVDANSHALTAAAVEAGALAYRIGICDDDPEGLRGLLEDQTLRADLIITTGGTGTGPGDMLRRVLSRRDPGRGAVEFTDVALCPGAALGFGTVGGEEVPVVCLPGEPGAALIGFEVLARPVIQLLAGAEPVFRPSVKAHLLETVSSPGGLREFRPAHVAERRGGGYTVQPLAGGPYTLSGLAEANGLLVLGERVTAAAAGSTVDVLLLDRRR; from the coding sequence ATGACGGCCACGGCCGATGCCGAGGCGGCCGCCAACGAGCTGATGCCTCTCGCCGAATACCTGGGCAGCGTGCTGCGCAGGTTGCGGGCGCTGCCTCCGCTCGACCTCGACCTCACCCAGGCGCACGGCAACGTCCTCGCCAACGACGTGCTGGCCCCGCACCCGTACCCGGCCTTCGACCAGGCCGCGATCGACGGGTACGCCGCCCGCTGGGAGGACCTCGCCGCCGCCGGGCGGATCGGCTCGCACCCGTCGTTCGGGGCGTTCGAGGGCGGGCTGCGACCCGTACGCCTCAACGTCGTCGGCGACCTGGGCGCGGCCAGCTGGCGGCCCGTCCGGCTGACCCCGGGGACGTGCTTCTCCGTGGCGGCCGGTGCGCCGCTGCCGATCGGCGCCGATGTCGTCGTACCCGTGCACTGGACCGACCAGGGCATGGCGGCGGTGGAGATCATGCACGCGCCGAAGCGTGGCTCCGGGGTCCGGCGGGCGGGCGACGAACTGCCCGTCGGCCGGGTCCTGGCCACCGCCGGCTCGTACGTGACGCCCGCCATGGTCGCGGTGTTCGCCGCGTCCGGCATCGGGCACGTCGTGGTCCGGCCCAGCCCCCGCGTCGTCGTGGTGGCCACCGGCGACGAACTGGTCGACGTGGGCCGGCCCAGCCAGCCGGGACAGGTCGTGGACGCGAATTCGCACGCGCTCACCGCCGCGGCCGTGGAGGCCGGAGCTCTCGCGTACCGGATCGGCATCTGCGACGACGACCCGGAAGGCCTGCGGGGGTTGCTCGAGGACCAGACGCTGCGGGCCGACCTGATCATCACCACCGGGGGCACGGGTACGGGACCGGGCGACATGCTGCGCCGGGTGCTGTCCCGGCGCGACCCGGGCCGGGGAGCGGTCGAGTTCACCGACGTCGCGCTCTGCCCCGGCGCGGCCCTCGGCTTCGGCACGGTCGGCGGCGAGGAAGTGCCGGTCGTGTGCCTGCCCGGGGAGCCCGGGGCCGCCCTGATCGGCTTCGAGGTGCTAGCCCGGCCGGTGATCCAACTGCTCGCCGGCGCCGAGCCGGTGTTCCGGCCCAGCGTGAAAGCTCACCTCCTGGAGACGGTGTCGTCGCCGGGCGGGCTGCGCGAGTTCCGCCCCGCGCATGTAGCGGAACGGCGCGGCGGCGGCTACACGGTGCAGCCGCTCGCCGGTGGGCCGTACACTCTGTCGGGCCTCGCCGAAGCCAACGGTCTGCTGGTGCTCGGCGAGCGGGTCACCGCGGCGGCTGCCGGGTCGACCGTCGACGTGTTGCTGCTCGACCGGAGGCGATGA